A window of Hordeum vulgare subsp. vulgare chromosome 5H, MorexV3_pseudomolecules_assembly, whole genome shotgun sequence genomic DNA:
AAGTGTCGCCGAAATCATGCCATCCCATGACCAGAAACTTGAGAGCGAAtctagctaactaactaactgaaACTAGATACTGCCTACTGAAACTACTGACCGAACGTGCACACAACACACGCTGTCGGCTCTTATTCAGAAAGCAAACACTTGCAGATAATCTTCGTGCAACTAATTAGCTAACAAATCACCCCCTAAGTCTGTTGCACGTCTTTGATTCCAAGCTTGAGCCGCAGTTCTTCAAACCAAGCTCTTCCAAGTGACTTGGTGAGTATGTCTACAAGTTGATCGTTTGTTCTCACATGATCTATGTCAACCCTGCCGTGCTCCACACACTCACGAATGTAGTGATACCGAAGATCAATATGCTTGCTTCTCTCATGATGGACTCGGTTCTTGCTTAGCTCGATTGCTGACCTGTTATCAACCCTAAGCTTCACCTTCTACACATCAGTCCCAAGCATCTCTCCAAGCAGTATGCTGAGCCATACTGCCTATGTTGCAGTTGTTGCTGCGGCAATATACTCAGCCTCACATGATGATAGAGCCACAATTTTCTGCTTTTGCGATGCCCAGGTAACCACACTGTCACCAAGAAGAAATAGCAGCCCTGTTGTGCTCTTCCTGTCACTTGGATCTCCAGCATGATCACTGTCACTAAACCCCTCGATGTTGTCTCTTCTGCCTGCTCTGAAAATACACCCCAAGCTTAGAGTCCCTTTCAGATACCGCAGAATTTGCCTGACAACCACCCAGTGCTTCCATGAATCTGCTCACAACACCAACTGCAAAAGCAATGTCTGGGCGAGTGTTTACCAGGTATCTGAGGCTGCCAATTATGCTGCGATACCTGGTGGCGTCCACCACCTCTCTTGTGTTCTTCCCAAGTTTCAGGCGGTTCTCCATCGGTGTCCAGCACGAATTGCACTCCTCCATGCTTGCATCTGCCAGTATCTTTGCTGCATAGCTGCTCTGGCAAATCCTGATctctccagcatcttgtttcacCTCTATACCCAAATAGTAGCTGAGTAAACCAAGATCATTCATCTGGAAAAGATCATGCATCTGTTTCTTGAACTCATCGATGGTTGTGCTCGATGTGCCTGTGATGATCAGATCATCCACATAGACTCCTACCAGCAGGACGTTGTTGCTATCCCCTCGGCGGTATAGAGCATGATCCAGTTTACACCGATCAAACCCTAGACTGATCATAGTGGTGTCTAGCTTCGAGTTCCATGCACGGGGAGCCTGCCGTAGCCCATATAGTGCCTTCTTCAGTCGTAGCACCAGATGTGGATTGGTCTTGTCGATGAAACCAGCAGGCTGATGAACATATACTTCCTCTTCAaggtctccattcaggaaagccgatcGCACATCCAGATGATGCACACACCAGTGACGATGTGCCGCCACTGCCAACAAGATCCGGACTGTCTCCAGGCGCGCCACAGGAGCAAACacttcatcaaaatcaattccttgCCTCTGTGCGTATCCCTTTGCAACCAATCGCGCCTTGTGCTTGACGATATTTCCTGTTGGATCCCTCTTCACCTTGTACACCCACTTCAGCCCTATTGCACGCTGTCCTGCTGGGAGCGAGGCGAGCTCCCAAGTGTTGTTCCTGAGGATTGATTCCATCTCCGCCTCCATCGCTCCACGCCACGCAGGTTCTCCCAGTGCATCGTCCACTGATGCAGGTTCCTCTGCGGCAGAGAGGCACAACCCACTATACTCAAGTGTCCGCACCGGTGCGTGATCGATGAGGTGTTCGACAGTCTTGTACCGCAACGGCACCCCTTCGGAGTCGAATGTCTCACCGTCGGGTGCAGACACCCACCCATCATCATCACTGGCCGGCGATGTTGTAGATGGCGGCTCGCTGGTTGCAGACAGTGTGTGCTGATCTGCCCCTTCCTCCGGAGAGTGTGGTGTGGGCGCCTCACCATCCGAGACAGCAGCGTCCACAGCACTGGGTGTGTGAGGTGTAACGACAGGATCATGGAAATCTTGACTTACAGAGTATGTCGTGGTGAtcgacaccccccccccccccccgtcggagTAGATGACGGCGAACTCCCTGGACCGGGTATCCGCTGGGTCGCCCCCGTCCATGCTCCAGTCCCAGCGCCTCTCCTCCTCGAAGTGAACGTCGCGCGTGATGTAGAGACGCTTCCCAACGGGATCGTACACCCTGTACCCCTTCGTGCCCGGCCCGTACCTGAGAAAGATCCCTGGGCACGATCTGTCCGCGAGCTTGTTCTGGCCGGGTCCGATGAGCTTGACATGTGCAACGCAGCCGAAAGTGCGGAAGTAATCCACCGTCGGCTTCTTCTTGCGCCAGGCTTCGTACGGCGTCACCCCCTGAAGGCTTCTCGTTGGTGATCTGTTGAGGATGTGCACTGCAGTGCGCGCCGCCTCGCCCCAGAACATGTTTGGCACGCCCATGCTCTTCATGAGACTTCGGGCCATCTCAACGATGGATTGATTTCTCCGCTCGACAACTCCGTTCTGCTGCTGTGAGTAGGGCGTAGTTGTGTTCCTCTGGATGCCTGCTTCCTCGCAGAACACGGCGAATTCATTCGAGTTGAACTTGCCACCACGGTCCGTGCGGAGTGCCCTGAGTTTCACGCCGCTCTGCATCTCCGCAGCCGCCTTGATCTTCTTGAAGAAACGAAATGCCTCATCTTTGCTTCGGAGCACCTCGAGCCACATGTACCGGCTGTGATCGTCTACCATGAGCAGGAAGTATCTGTTGCCGCTCATAGTCACCGGCGTGATGGGGCCGCAGAGGTCGCCATGGACGAGGTCGAGGCCCTGCTCTGCACGAAACGCCGTCGCGCACGGGAATGGCGTGCGATGCATCTTCCCAAGGGTGCATCCTTCGCAGAACTGCTCTAGGTGCTGCACAGCGGGCATTCCTCTCACCATCGCTTTCGCACTAAGAGAGTGCAATGCCCGAAAGTGGAGGTGCCCGAACCTCGCATGCCAGCGCCAGGCGACAGCATCATCCACCTTCCCGAGGAGGCACACAGGCGCAACCAAGTTCAAAGCCACGGCGTACAGCCGGTTGCTCGTCCGCTGCACCCGTGCCAGCAGCACGCGCTCTCTATCATACAGACAGAGCACGCCATCTTGGATCACGGACCTGCACCCATGCTCGTCGAGCTGCCCCAGGCTCACGATGCTCGTGCGTAGCTGGGGTATGTAGTAAACATCCGTGAGAGCCCGGTGCTCACCATTCTTGCAGGTAAACACGACCGCACCGCGCTCGTGGATCTGCACGACGGACCCGTCCCCGAAGCGGACCGTGCCACGGACggactcgtcgacctgcgtgagcAGATCATGGCGTCCCGTCATGTGGTTGCTGGTGCCTGTGTCTAGGTACCAGCGATCATCATTTGTGGCCACGGGCACAACCCGTGCTTCATTTAGGAAGATCTCACCGCCTTCCGGGTTCAGAGCGGCAGGTGTTGGCGCGTGTTGAGTCTCGCAGGCTACGTGAAGCAGTCCAAGCTGCTCCACCTCGCCTTCAACCACGACCACGTTGGCTTGCTGGTCTTGTTGCTCGCGATCCCGAGCCCTTTTCCGGCACTCTTTCAGCCAGTGTCCGACGATGCCGCAGTAGCGACAGTCACCTTTTCTCCTAGGCGCTGCCGTTCCTTCGTTGCCACGGCCAGCACCTTGgccgcgacctcctcctccttgtgccCCCTTCGGCTTTCCGTTGCCACACCCACGACGCTCTCCGCCGTTCGACGATCCGCCGGGGGAGCCACCGCTGAGCTCGAGTTGTCGTTGCCGGGCCAACCATTCGTCGGCAGTGTACATGAGTTGGCCCCCCGACGTGTGTGTCTGCTCGCGCTCGCGCTCCTCGACGACAAGGAGCCTCCCACACAGCTCCTCGAGTGAGAGTTGCTTGGTGTCCACCAGGGACTCGATTGCGACCGCCATCTCGCGGTATGGTCTATGGTCGTGGCATTGTGCGTAGAACCTTGAGGACAGCTTTGTGCTCGTCCACCGGATCTCCGAGTGCCTCCAGCTCGTCGATGATCGTCCTCGGACGCATCACATAGGACTCGATTCCCTCGCCGTCCTTGTACCGGAGCGATTCGTACTCCGAGCGTCGGGTCTGAGCCTTGGCCTCGCGAACCCGCTTGACCCCAACACGCATGGTTTTCAGGGTGTCCCACGCCTGCTTGGCTGTGGGCTTTGCGCCTAGGATGGGCATCCGCTCCGGCGGCACTCCCTTTAGGAGTGCGATCATGGCGCGACGGTCGTCGCGATCTGAGCCTTGCCCGGTCTCCACGACGCTCCACAGCTCGTCCGCCTGAAGTTGCAGCTTGGTGATCATGGCCCAGTCGGAGTAGTTCGTGCGCGTGAGCATCATCGGGggcgcaccacccccgcctccgtgCACGACGCGCTCGATGACGCGCACCCCCGACCCCTCCTCTGTTGAGAGGCGAGCCAGGGATCTCTCCACTCCCGGCGTCACTTCGCCGGCCTCGTCCTTGTCCTCCCGCTTCTTGTTCTTCTCGTCGTCGCTGGGGGCCATCTCTCCGACGGATCGGACACCGCCGGTGCCTAGGCTGGATCGAACACcacctagctctgatgccacttgtAGTTGCTACCCGCCGGCGATCGGACGTGAGAGGGAGGAAGGACCGAGAGGTAGACGATGAAAGACACTTTCAGAGACGAGGGTTTTACGCTGCGATAACTGTCTACAGCTTTTCTTTGATTTCTGTTATTCATGGGCTCCTCCAACGGCAGCCGAAAGAACAGGTAAAACCAGCCGATTCTCTTGCCGACCTACTGGTCGTGCCATCCCATGACGTCGGGCAGAGATCGAGCCACTACTTCGCCCGCAAGTATCGCCGAGATCATGCCATCCCATGACCAGAAACTTGAGAGCGAAtctagctaactaactaactgaaACTAGATACTGCCTACTAAAACTACTGACCGAACGTGCACACAACACACGCTGTCGGCTCTTATTCAGAAAGCAAACACTTGTGCAACTGATTAGCTAACAGTCTCAACATATTTAAACCTGCAATATTTTTGGATAACCTGCAATCAAGATAAACATGGTTTAAACCAGCATTTTTTCCCTGAATGTGCCAAAACAAAATCTGGGTCACAATCCGAAAAGACAGCGTTAGAATGCAGAGCACAATTGTCAATTACATATACCCAGAACATCAATATTAGGAAAGTAACATTGGCTGGCAGAAATTGTTGGCAACTAACCGGCAGCTTAATTTAACTGCTAGTAGATAGTATGGCGGTAAAGCACATAGAAAACATAGTAGTATTGAGATGAGGGGGATCTGAACCAAACCTGATACAGCAGGTTGGCTGAAATAGGAAGTCTGTGATGGAGAGGCCTCCAGTCCAGCTTCATCCCGTCAAGCATGCATATTGGTATCAGTAAGCGTGAGCGTGGACGACCAAGGAAGATCAAAATAGTTAAGTACCTGTGGTGCTGCTAGGAAAAAAGTGCAGATCTGAATGGAAAGTAAACTAGTAATTATAATTGCAAATGAAACCGAGACAAAAAAATAACTACCTGGAGTTCAAGTGAAAGATCCATGGCAATCAAGTTCGTACAAGCATTTTATCCCTATCAAGATACAAAAATGTAAGTAGAATAATTTAGCTGCGTTGTATAACCAATGAAATTGGGGGTGGAAATTGAAGTAATCAATATATAACTTGCAGCGAATATCTGAGCAGGGGCGGACCCAAGCCCCCACTCAAAATTTTGAATTACCTTTGTATTTGTGCATATTTTAAAAGAAAAGGCTTCAAAATCAGTCATTTTATATAAGATGTGCCCCCAGTCAAAATTTTGTGTAGGTCCGCCCCTGTATCTGAGTCCAAAAAAAGCTCAAAATTTTGAATTACCTTTGTATTTGTGCATATTTTAAAAGAAAAGGCTTCAAAATCAGTCATTTTATATAAGATGTGCCCcagtcaaaattttgtctaggtCCGCCCCTGTATCTGAGTCCAAAAAAAGCATGTGCAAGGCTACGGCTGCAACTTATTGGGTTGGATTATCTGAAAAATACTTACTGGCTTGGATTGGCTCCTTCAATCATCGTCAAGCGCTCGCAACGCTGTGTTTCCTCCCCGCACCACCCCTCAACCTCCACCACTGCCGCGCCGCCTGACCCAGTACCCATCGTCTGCGCTTCGTCTCCCATGACTTGGGATATCTCACTGGCATCACGCCACAACTCAAGGCCATGCCCCATGAGGATGCCTCGACCATATCGGAAGATGCAGTGTCATGGGATTATAGAAGGATAGGGAAGAGATGTGGGATCCATGGAGAACCCCATGGGCGAACGCGTGGATTGCTTTGTTGAAGAGATGGACCTGGATTGGGAGGCGAGTGGCGTCACGGAGATGGGGATGGGAGAGGATGTTTGAAGGTTGGCAGGGTCGCATGCATGGAAGGAGAAGAAGCCGACGCCTTGATTGCGGAGTTGAAGAGTAAAGGGTCGCGTTCATGGGAGGCGAGGAGCCAACGATGGAGCAGCCAACATGAGGGGCTTGGAGCACTGGGAGATCAACTCTTGGCTACACCTACAGATCTGAGCCACTTATAGTGAATCAAACGGTTGAAAAAAATATGTGGTGACGTGAATGCATGAGAGGGCAGCAAAATCAGGTAGTGGGGGGCTCCTATTTAGATAGAAGATACGCGCGGGCCTGGTTGTTTTCTGCGATTTTCGTCACATCTAAATGTGGATTTTCTGCATTTAACTCATTTAAGTGACTAATATTTCATTCTAAGAGCAAACCTCATGTCATAATTTTATTCTTCTGTGCCGCATCACCATGATAAAGTGATAATATATAAACATTCTTACTTTCACTAGGTGATGGCGTCTTATCCAGCTACAAACAGTTGAAAGGAACTAAGCGCCTTCTTCTTGTTTGACTATCTTTCCGTTATGATTTGTGATTCTACAGGAAAAGAAAAGACATGTAATAATATTGAAGCAAGCAACCTAATTTAGATATCAACCGTTGTTGCCACAGTCTTCTCATGCTAGTATACCTTAAAAGTTATAATCTATGCAGTACAAGACGACTCTCAACCAACTATATGCGAATAATTGAATGATTATTTAACGGTAGTACTGCACATACGATGACTTTTTgaattttgtttttgaattttacATACGATGATTCGAGTCCGATGCTGGGATGATGTGCTATCAGGCGATCTAGCATGAACTAAAAACGTGATGGATGGCTGATGCTAGGCGCCGCACAAAAATTGGATCAAAAATTGTCATGCAGTTCTCATTATATATGTATTTATTTAATTACTCCTTTTTGAGAAATGAAGCATTTTAATGTATCTATCTAGTTCATACAAAGACAAATGGGTTCGAACTCCTAGAGCctgaaattttgaaaaaaaatattattAAAAAAACTGGAAAATTTACACGTATATACAGGGATGTGCAATGCATGTTTGtaaaatttgatgatgaaacacgTTTTGACATGAGCCAGgcacaaaaaaaaaaaagaacttTCATATTGAATACTGCAAGTACTAGAAAGATCCTTATTCTTTTTAAACGTAATTCATCATGACATTTTACAGACATGCAATATACATACCTGTTTAGGTTTGTACCTTTTCCAGAATTTTATGAAACTCCAGAAATCTGATTTTAGAATTTTTCAGAATTCGGGAAAGCAATCTCCAAACACCCAGCTTCTACCTACATCAATGGTCACACCCAGGAAGAATTGCCGACATGTCTTCAATTGCATTATATATAAAAAAAGGATCGGAGAGAGAGGAAGGATCTGAATTTGTAATATTCTGTTGTGCACATGCAACTGGTGGGGTTATACTATACTATTAGGAATTTAGGATTAGTTTGTGCTATCCTTTTCGACGTCTGACTTTGTGATTAATCCCTGCAGTTGAGGGAGCCAATTAGTGGTGTCTCGCTTCTTAATAATTAGTTTATGTGATCGTGTTTCAGACGTTGTCTATATAACAAGTTTATCCTTTCTAATAAATCCTTAATCTGCCACCTTCTGTTCTTGAGTTTCCGTAGCAGCTAGCTTGTGCTCGTGTTAGCAAACTCCAAAGTGATGGCAGCAGGTGACCAAGCGAAGGTGGTGACCATCCTGAGCATCGACGGCGGCGGCGTGAGAGGAATCATCCCGGCCATCGTCCTCGCTTTCCTTGAAAAGGAGCTCCAGGTAAGGTGCCTTTATATGTCCATGGATCAATCTTTTTCTCAAGTATATATAACTTATTTGTACACATGCCTATTGGTAATGTAGTATATAACCGCATGAGTTGTGTGTAGAAATTGGACGGGCCGGATGCTAGGATCGCGGACTACTTCGATGTCGTCGCCGGCACGAGCACCGGGGGCCTCTTGACGGTGATGCTCACGGCGCCGGACAAGGATGGCCGGCCGCTGTTCGACGGCAAGGATCTAGCCAAGTTCTACATCGACGAGTCGCCCAAAATCTTCCCACAGAAGTAACTCACTAACTAAAATGCATGCATACTATGTATATGTCGTCCATTTCTTTACTACACAAGTTGAACGTCGATCGTCATCTGGATTATTGGGTGGGAAGCTGCAGGGGCTCCATCTTCTCCAAGATCGGTTCGGGTCTGGCGACGGTGACCGGGCCAAAGTACGACGGTAAGTACCTCCATTCGCTGCTCCGTCGGCACCTCGGCGACACGAAgctggacggggctctcaccagcGTGGTGATCCCGGCCTTCGATATCGCCCACCTGCAGCCCATCATCTTCTCCAGCTTCCAGGTACCCATGTGCCTGTGGACCTGTGGTGCATGAACATGGTGAACTACCCAGTGTTAGGTAACAAACTCAACTCATCTCATCTGCATGATTGATCAGTTGGAGAACCAGCCCGCCAAGAACGCGCTCCTGTCGGACATCGCCATCGGCACCTCCGCCGCACCCACCTTCTTCCCCGCGCACTACTTCGAGACCAACGACGGCAAGGGCGGCACCAGGGCCTACAACCTCATCGACGGCGGGGTCGCCGCCAACAACCCTGTATGTATATATCCTAAGTTCCTCACTGACCTCACCGCCGCACAAGCACAATACGTATACACAATAATTAATCTCACGAGAATGGACTGCATACGTATGCTGCAGACGCTATTGGCGATGAACCAGGTGGCGGAGCACATGGTCCTCGCCGGGCAGAAGCCGGTGGGCAAGTCGTACATAGTCATCTCCATCGGCTGCGGGACATCATCGCTCCCAAAACTCAAGTACAGCGCCAAGGACGCCGCCAAGTGGGGCATCTTGAGCTGGCTCGTCAAGGATGGCACCGTCCCCATCCTCGACATGTTCAACGCCGCCAGCGCCGACATGGTCGACTTCCACCTCTCCGTCCTCTCCGCCATCCTCGGCTCCTCCCATCAATACCTCCGCATCCAGGTACCTACCCACCTGACTATACTGTTATCATTAGTATTAcaccaaaaaaagggaaaaaaggatAGTCATTCGTGCTTGCATCGATTGATCGTTTGATACACGTAGCCATCGATCATCTGTTGTAGTGATGAGTCAATGATCCATTGTACACGCAAGTGCAGTATGATAAACTGAGCGGGAGTGCGGGCTCCATCGACGACTGCTCCAAGGCCAACTTGGATAGG
This region includes:
- the LOC123395019 gene encoding patatin-like protein 2 isoform X1; the protein is MAAGDQAKVVTILSIDGGGVRGIIPAIVLAFLEKELQKLDGPDARIADYFDVVAGTSTGGLLTVMLTAPDKDGRPLFDGKDLAKFYIDESPKIFPQNCRGSIFSKIGSGLATVTGPKYDGKYLHSLLRRHLGDTKLDGALTSVVIPAFDIAHLQPIIFSSFQLENQPAKNALLSDIAIGTSAAPTFFPAHYFETNDGKGGTRAYNLIDGGVAANNPTLLAMNQVAEHMVLAGQKPVGKSYIVISIGCGTSSLPKLKYSAKDAAKWGILSWLVKDGTVPILDMFNAASADMVDFHLSVLSAILGSSHQYLRIQYDKLSGSAGSIDDCSKANLDRLVKIGDELLAEKVSGVDLETGRNVEVPGGGTNAEELAKYARQLSDERRRRRNN
- the LOC123395019 gene encoding patatin-like protein 2 isoform X2 yields the protein MAAGDQAKVVTILSIDGGGVRGIIPAIVLAFLEKELQKLDGPDARIADYFDVVAGTSTGGLLTVMLTAPDKDGRPLFDGKDLAKFYIDESPKIFPQKGSIFSKIGSGLATVTGPKYDGKYLHSLLRRHLGDTKLDGALTSVVIPAFDIAHLQPIIFSSFQLENQPAKNALLSDIAIGTSAAPTFFPAHYFETNDGKGGTRAYNLIDGGVAANNPTLLAMNQVAEHMVLAGQKPVGKSYIVISIGCGTSSLPKLKYSAKDAAKWGILSWLVKDGTVPILDMFNAASADMVDFHLSVLSAILGSSHQYLRIQYDKLSGSAGSIDDCSKANLDRLVKIGDELLAEKVSGVDLETGRNVEVPGGGTNAEELAKYARQLSDERRRRRNN